In one window of Schistosoma haematobium chromosome 5, whole genome shotgun sequence DNA:
- the TTBK2_1 gene encoding Tau-tubulin kinase 2, variant 2 (EggNog:ENOG410V55H~COG:T): MTSATSDSDLVLPGHVIKEKWRIIKKIGGGGFGEIYEAQEVSSQEKVALKLESARQPKQVLKMEVAVLRKLQGKEHVCKFLGCGRNDRYSYVVMSLQGRNLADLRRSTPRGIFSTSTIIRLSLQILSAIEAIHDAGFLHRDIKPSNFAVGRLPTNCRTIYMLDFGLARQYTTPKGDVRPARPVAGFRGTVRYASRNAHMNREMGRHDDLWSMFYVLVEFASGQLPWRRIKDKEQVGQIKNNFNHMTLTRCLPSEYRAFLEHIEECSYSDRPDYTMLHGLIKQAMIRRDVHETDLFDWEQPVTAIDNQQTNPTNTSSIPPGPAVNEQQDNHHMDVGNAQPTGFTDRRTHTNQNLVSNHPQRSICHYNRNVDDVVGQHQRGLDNVGLSTTGINNGGNLMHHLVSSVNESLKDNVPQLLNGKTISPDLIPGGDISKHNNKIHSHLPPLQTADVVDDFGNHDPGKLVTATVKENLDSRHKGTNDIDNGTNTTHNVLGYHPVVHNNNDLRRSRHSTSTKGLSVGTSNRRASLRRSNGMAVPHNRSLTELGKSVEVAYHNSVSRSNCEQCKNDNFTEHRPSRLPVIMPARQCHRDQQSSVVDVYNNSSMKSTRPACSNTRSPIVVADKCIFMSSPREEGYNVIDNGGNDVSILTGNFGYTVDQSQASIAQMTNAIAISTVGGRYASGSLSRLTRLNSNAAGSMTQLAGLCLSSQDLVDIDGDINIGGGVDGGLGETVNDNQNLMLDSSNIDLPNESIDKKPGETVTDKCPVIDVSAQPQNNVSDIGTSDVKSTHQVSTNHATIVTATTTNSQCMKKVDDTNINITIAGALDDDIGCGDYINSSFSTNDKGLPTNVKSLSSSNLKKSNLKSKLSGRLITTTTTSTTTQSTSSGRHSRLIRCNLDEVSHHSEGLRRFSISNSNYNDGKYSMRLTNSNGSSPHDNDSCNLLHKYSVVNGCKPVPAPSRQRLSLTPTSWQQPSRNRSVNNNNSLNENHDKSSVNSHQVFTSSCDQSKPSINNRLISPSTTGPLSRPDKNNTTTNNNTNQQIFVNNSQSIDTRLYNPSRGRILWNKNTSNNSSYNKSRSLSTVSVNDNNNNNTNGNSRSHVNWNRNGLTELQENNKTNRLSPYDDNVFERRPSNEINTDDIGHVISSRRFRRTCIQTLLPHSSCTSSQQPLPPPPCESSSDIDSDDKYPKCLQVNRHVKNNNNNHNKDISNIMNNHSSPFIQHCNDNGIENYPYNHYYPNNNKEIIIDSDKQIKNHLLHENQSSFPITSMNNNCHSNSSSSSSSSSTSSYDIIASNGLIKLHNQITNDSNILINNNNNNNNNSNNNDSYTSPLIVFVPRPSTNPILCTNNAIIARQRRYRTPSELSSKLSSSLLQTIEFNEFDNENYHNLKNLSLLDNHDKMKLNVTMKSTTTNNNNNTTNNNSNGNNNNNNNNEQCLLNTLNKEIQSSNLINNDNQLWSSNSSYQFEQQQQIN, from the exons ATGACGTCAGCTACATCGGATAGTGATTTAGTTTTACCCGGACACGTAATTAAAGAGAAATGGCGTATTATCAAAAAGATTGGAGGTGGCGGTTTTGGAGAGATATACGAAGCTCAAGAAGTCAGTTCACAAGAAAAAGTAGCTTTAAAATTAGAATCAGCACGACAACCCAAGCAAGTTCTAAAAATGGAGGTCGCAGTCTTAAGGAAACTACAGGGCAAAGAACATGTGTGCAAATTTTTGGGTTGTGGAAGGAATGACCGTTATAGTTATGTCGTAATGTCACTTCAA GGCCGAAATCTCGCAGACTTACGACGTAGTACGCCCCGTGGAATATTCTCCACATCCACAATAATACGTTTAAGTTTACAAATTTTAAGCGCTATCGAGGCTATTCATGATGCTGGATTTTTACATCGTGATATTAAACCTTCAAATTTTGCTGTTGGTAGATTACCGACAAACTGTCGAACAATTTATATGCTAGATTTTGGCTTAGCTCGTCAATATACAACACCTAAGGGAGATGTTAGACCTGCACGTCCAGTAGCTGGTTTTCGTGGAACAGTACGTTATGCATCGCGTAATGCTCATATGAATCGTGAAATGGGTCGACATGATGATTTATGGTCGATGTTTTACGTGCTTGTTGAATTCGCATCAGGTCAATTACCATGGCGTAGAATTAAAGATAAAGAACAG GTTGGTCAAATTAAGAACAATTTTAATCATATGACGCTTACACGTTGCCTTCCAAGTGAATATCGTGCCTTCCTAGAGCACATTGAAGAATGTAGTTATTCGGATCGACCTGACTATACTATGCTTCATGGTCTCATAAAACAAGCCATGATTCGTCGTGATGTTCATGAGACTGATCTTTTTGATTGGGAACAACCTGTAACAGCAATAGATAATCAACAAACCAatccaacaaatacatcttccATTCCACCCGGACCTGCAGTAAATGAACAACAAGATAATCACCATATGGATGTAGGTAATGCACAACCTACTGGTTTCACTGACAGACGAACTCATACAAATCAAAATTTAGTTTCAAATCATCCTCAGCGCTCTATCTGTCATTATAATCGtaacgttgatgatgttgttggtCAACATCAACGAGGACTTGATAATGTGGGTTTGAGTACTACTGGTATTAACAATGGAGGGAATCTCATGCATCATCTAGTCAGTAGTGTGAATGAATCTTTAAAGGATAATGTGCCGCAACTTTTGAATGGAAAAACTATATCACCAGATTTAATACCAGGTGGAGACATTTCaaagcataataataaaattcactCCCACCTTCCACCTTTACAAACAGCTGATGTAGTCGATGACTTTGGAAATCATGATCCTGGGAAACTAGTCACAGCTACTGTTAAAGAAAATTTAGATAGCCGTCATAAAGGTACAAATGATATTGATAATGGTACAAACACAACTCACAATGTATTAGGATATCATCCTGTTGTACATAATAACAACGATTTAAGACGTAGTAGACATTCAACTTCTACTAAAGGTCTATCTGTTGGTACTTCAAACCGTCGAGCTTCATTGAGACGTTCAAATGGTATGGCTGTACCGCATAATAGAAGCCTAACGGAACTTGGAAAATCAGTCGAAGTAGCTTATCACAATTCAGTATCTAGGTCCAACTGTGAACAATGCAAAAATGATAACTTTACTGAGCACAGACCCTCACGATTACCTGTTATCATGCCTGCTAGACAATGTCATCGTGACCAACAAAGTAGCGTTGTAGATGTTTATAATAATTCATCCATGAAGTCAACACGTCCTGCTTGTTCAAATACACGTTCACCCATTGTTGTGGCTGATAAATGTATTTTCATGTCTTCTCCTAGAGAAGAAGGATATAATGTCATTGATAATGGTGGTAACGATGTAAGCATTTTAACTGGGAATTTCGGATACACCGTTGACCAAAGTCAAGCTAGTATTGCTCAAATGACCAATGCTATAGCAATTAGTACTGTAGGTGGACGTTATGCATCGGGATCATTGTCTCGCTTAACCCGATTGAATAGTAATGCAGCAGGTTCAATGACCCAGCTAGCTGGTTTATGTTTATCGAGTCAAGATTTAGTTGATATCGATGGAGATATCAACATTGGCGGTGGCGTTGATGGTGGTTTAGGTGAAACTGTAAATGATAATCAGAATTTAATGTTAGACTCATCAAATATTGACTTACCAaatgaatcgatcgataagaAACCTGGTGAAACTGTGACTGATAAATGTCCTGTTATCGATGTTTCTGCTCAGCCTCAAAATAATGTTTCAGATATTGGAACATCAGATGTCAAATCTACTCATCAGGTTTCAACGAATCATGCCACTATCGTGACTGCAACAACGACCAATTCGCAATGTATGAAAAAAGTCGATGACACTAACATTAATATTACCATTGCCGGTGCATTGGATGATGATATTGGATGTGGTGATTATATTAATAGTTCATTTAGTACGAATGACAAGGGGTTGCCAACTAATGTAAAATCTTTATCAAGCAGTAATCTTAAAAAGTCgaatttaaaatcaaaattgtCTGGACGTTTGATCACCACCACTACTACGTCAacaacaacacaatcaacatcATCTGGACGTCATTCAAGGTTAATTCGATGTAATTTAGATGAAGTATCTCATCATTCAGAAGGTTTAAGACGATTCTCTATCAGTAATTCTAATTATAATGATGGAAAATATTCTATGAGATTAACAAACTCTAATGGATCATCACCACATGATAATGACAGTTGTAATTTGttacataaatattcagtaGTTAACGGTTGTAAACCAGTTCCTGCACCATCACGTCAACGACTTAGTTTAACACCTACATCTTGGCAACAACCGTCTCGTAATCGTagtgtcaataataataatagtttgaaTGAAAATCACGATAAATCATCTGTGAATAGTCATCAAGTGTTTACATCATCCTGTGATCAATCAAAACCATCAATAAATAATCGTCTAATCAGTCCTAGTACAACTGGCCCACTCAGTCGACCAGATaaaaataatactactactaataataatacaaatcaaCAAATCTTTGTAAATAATTCTCAGTCCATTGATACTCGTTTATACAATCCAAGTCGTGGTCGAATTCTATGGAATAAGAATACTTCAAATAATAGTAGTTATAATAAGTCACGTAGTTTAAGCACTGTTTctgtgaatgataataataataataatacaaacggTAATAGTAGATCACATGTTAACTGGAATCGTAATGGTTTAACTGAACTTCAAGAGAATAATAAAACCAATCGTCTATCACCATATGATGACAATGTGTTTGAACGACGTCCATCGAACGAAATCAATACTGATGATATTGGTCATGTAATTAGTAGTCGACGTTTTCGTCGAACATGTATTCAAACATTATTACCTCATTCATCGTGTACATCATCACAACAGCCATTACCTCCACCTCCTTGTGAATCATCAAGTGATATTGATTCCGATGATAAATATCCAAAATGTTTACAGGTAAATCGTCatgtgaaaaataataataataatcataataaagatATATCAAATATTATGAATAATCATTCATCTCCATTTATACAACATTGTAATGATAATGGAATTGAAAATTATccatataatcattattatcctaataataataaagagattattattgattcagataaacaaataaaaaatcatttattacatGAAAATCAATCATCTTTTCCTATTACTTCTATGAATAATAATTGTCATTCTAAttcttcttcatcttcatcatcgTCTTCAACATCATCCTATGATATTATTGCATCAAATGGTCTAATTAAATTACATAATCAAATTACAAATGATtcaaatatattaataaataataataataataataataataatagtaataataatgattcttATACATCACCATTAATTGTATTTGTTCCTAGACCATCAACAAATCCTATATTATGTACAAATAATGCAATTATAGCACGTCAAAGACGTTATCGTACACCGTCTGAATTATCATCGAAATTATCATCATCTTTATTACAAACAATAGAATTCAATGAATTTGATAATgaaaattatcataatttaaaaaatttatctCTATTAGATAATcatgataaaatgaaattgaatgtaACAATGAAatcaactactactaataataataataatactactaacaataatagtaatggtaataataataataataataataatgagcaaTGCTTGTTGAATacattaaataaagaaatacaaTCATCcaatttaatcaataatgataatcaattaTGGTCATCTAATTCATCATATCAatttgaacaacaacaacaaatcaatTGA
- the TTBK2_1 gene encoding Tau-tubulin kinase 2 (EggNog:ENOG410V55H~COG:T) yields MTSATSDSDLVLPGHVIKEKWRIIKKIGGGGFGEIYEAQEVSSQEKVALKLESARQPKQVLKMEVAVLRKLQGKEHVCKFLGCGRNDRYSYVVMSLQIY; encoded by the exons ATGACGTCAGCTACATCGGATAGTGATTTAGTTTTACCCGGACACGTAATTAAAGAGAAATGGCGTATTATCAAAAAGATTGGAGGTGGCGGTTTTGGAGAGATATACGAAGCTCAAGAAGTCAGTTCACAAGAAAAAGTAGCTTTAAAATTAGAATCAGCACGACAACCCAAGCAAGTTCTAAAAATGGAGGTCGCAGTCTTAAGGAAACTACAGGGCAAAGAACATGTGTGCAAATTTTTGGGTTGTGGAAGGAATGACCGTTATAGTTATGTCGTAATGTCACTTCAA ATTTATTGA